Part of the Dehalobacter sp. 12DCB1 genome is shown below.
CCAATGCCAGCGGAACTTCGGCTTCAGAGTCTACGACTTTGGCTCTCATTTCCTGAACGGACGCTTTCATTTCCTGTTCCCTCGCTACCGCCATCGCTCTGCGCTCCTCCGCTTTGGCCTGGGCAATACGCTTATCTGCTTCGGCTTGATCTGTCTGCAGCTGCGCCCCAATATTTTTGCCGACATCGACATCCGCAATATCAATCGACAAGATCTCAAAAGCAGTTCCGGAATCCAATCCTTTATTCAATACAGCCTGAGATATCACGTCCGGATTTTCGAGGACATTGGCATGGGAAGCAGAACTACCGATACTTGTGACAATCCCTTCACCGACGCGCGCGATGATCGTTTCTTCGCCTGCGCCGCCGACCAGACGGTCAATATTGGCTCTTACGGTAACCCTTGCTATGACTCTTAATTCAATCCCATTCTGAGCAACCGCAGACACCACGGGTGTTTGGATCACTTTCGGATTGACAGACATTTGTACAGCCTGCAATACATCACGTCCTGCCAGGTCGATCGCCGCGGCTCTCTCGAATTTTAAGGGAATTGCGGCTCTTTCCGCAGCAATTAATGCGTTAACGACCTTGTCGACATTACCTCCGGCAAGGTAATGGGCCTCAAGCTGTGACGGGGTAAGCCCCAGACCGGCTTTATGGGCTTTAATCAATGGGTTCACAATCCTGATCGGGGCAACCCGCCTGAGTCTCATCCCGATCAGTGTAAATATACCGATATTAACACCGGCTGCCAAAGCCGAAATCCAAAGACCGACCGGAATAAACGTAAAGAGCACCATCAGAATAATCAAAAGCAGCATAATCAGCATTACCGTTGTAACTAGTGCCGTTGTCATATGTTTATGACCTCCTATTCATTTTCTTCCCTACTCACAATGATTCTTGTACCCTCAACCGCGATGACCTTGATCACAGAATCTTTTGGAATGAAACTTCCATCTGTGACGACGTCGACCCGTTCTCCTTCAATCTGCGCTGTGCCTGCCGGACGGAGCAGGGTCAGGGCTTTTCCGGTTTTCCCCTGATAGTGTATATAATCTGTTTTGGGTGCTACGAAGCCTTCTTCGGTTCTCTGCTTTTCCCCCAAAGCTACCTTGCGCCAGAGTTTTTTCAGCCGACCCGTTTTATATCCGATATAGATCAGCAGCCCTGAGACAATAAGTACAATCAGAAGATACACGACACCCTCGGCGAACGAATCAGCCACTAAAAATACTCCGCCGATCATCATCAAAAGCCCGATGATTCCAGAGACGCCAAAGCCTGGAATAATGAATATTTCCAGAATAACCAGAATGATTCCTACAATAATCAGGGAAAGAGAAATCCCGACAAAAACATCCAAATCCACACCCCCCTTTCTTTGCTCA
Proteins encoded:
- a CDS encoding NfeD family protein translates to MDLDVFVGISLSLIIVGIILVILEIFIIPGFGVSGIIGLLMMIGGVFLVADSFAEGVVYLLIVLIVSGLLIYIGYKTGRLKKLWRKVALGEKQRTEEGFVAPKTDYIHYQGKTGKALTLLRPAGTAQIEGERVDVVTDGSFIPKDSVIKVIAVEGTRIIVSREENE
- the floA gene encoding flotillin-like protein FloA (flotillin-like protein involved in membrane lipid rafts), producing MTTALVTTVMLIMLLLIILMVLFTFIPVGLWISALAAGVNIGIFTLIGMRLRRVAPIRIVNPLIKAHKAGLGLTPSQLEAHYLAGGNVDKVVNALIAAERAAIPLKFERAAAIDLAGRDVLQAVQMSVNPKVIQTPVVSAVAQNGIELRVIARVTVRANIDRLVGGAGEETIIARVGEGIVTSIGSSASHANVLENPDVISQAVLNKGLDSGTAFEILSIDIADVDVGKNIGAQLQTDQAEADKRIAQAKAEERRAMAVAREQEMKASVQEMRAKVVDSEAEVPLALASALKEGRLGVMDYYNLQNVIADTRMRDNIAVTAKGDEPETTIPKK